A region from the Clavibacter sp. A6099 genome encodes:
- a CDS encoding MFS transporter, with amino-acid sequence MSTCRARLVLGVAMVAYLSSVLQRGSLGIASVEAGDRFHVSASLLSTLAVTQLVVYAALQVPVGVLIDRIGPRALLATGALLMVAGQVTLALSTTLEVAILGRMLVGAGDAMTFVSGLRLINSWFSGPRVPLLSQWFANVGQLGQVLSAIPLSLVLHTAGWTPAFLGSASVAVVAFVAVVAAARDRPTGEAPPPRVPWGDSMRELGRSLRRPGTQLGFWSHFVTQSSGAVFSLLWGFPFLVDGLGYSPALASALLIVIVASGMIVGPAIGILTGRFPFRRSNLVLGLVAMMGAAWAVLLLWPGVPPLAVVVLVVVAIGIGGPGSQVGLDFARTFNPPRSLGAASGIVNVAGFTASFTMMLLIGVALDVQDGIRVAGGAPSDLYAFDSFRVAFAVQYIVVGFGTLMLLRTRRRTRRLLADEGIRVGPLWVAYLDRRRRRRA; translated from the coding sequence ATGAGCACCTGCCGCGCCCGCCTGGTCCTCGGCGTCGCCATGGTGGCGTACCTCTCTTCCGTGCTGCAGCGCGGCTCCCTCGGCATCGCGTCCGTCGAGGCGGGGGACCGGTTCCACGTCTCGGCGTCGCTGCTCTCCACGCTGGCGGTCACGCAGCTCGTCGTGTACGCGGCGCTCCAGGTCCCGGTCGGCGTGCTGATCGACCGGATCGGCCCGCGCGCGCTCCTCGCGACCGGCGCGCTGCTCATGGTCGCCGGCCAGGTCACGCTGGCGCTGTCCACCACGCTCGAGGTCGCGATCCTGGGACGCATGCTGGTTGGCGCCGGGGACGCAATGACGTTCGTGTCGGGCCTGCGCCTCATCAACTCCTGGTTCTCCGGACCGCGCGTCCCGCTCCTGTCGCAGTGGTTCGCCAACGTGGGCCAGCTCGGGCAGGTGCTGTCGGCGATCCCGCTCTCGCTCGTGCTGCACACGGCGGGGTGGACGCCCGCGTTCCTCGGCTCGGCTTCCGTCGCCGTCGTGGCCTTCGTCGCGGTCGTCGCGGCAGCGCGCGACCGGCCGACAGGGGAGGCACCGCCCCCTCGCGTGCCGTGGGGCGACTCGATGCGGGAGCTCGGCCGGAGCCTGCGTCGGCCGGGCACGCAGCTCGGCTTCTGGTCGCACTTCGTCACCCAGTCGTCCGGCGCGGTCTTCAGCCTGCTCTGGGGATTCCCGTTCCTCGTCGACGGCCTGGGGTACAGCCCCGCGCTCGCATCCGCGCTCCTCATCGTGATCGTGGCCTCGGGGATGATCGTGGGACCCGCGATCGGGATCCTCACCGGGCGCTTCCCGTTCCGGCGCTCCAACCTCGTCCTCGGACTCGTCGCCATGATGGGCGCGGCCTGGGCGGTGCTGCTCCTCTGGCCGGGCGTGCCGCCGCTCGCGGTCGTGGTGCTCGTGGTCGTGGCGATCGGGATCGGCGGGCCCGGGTCGCAGGTCGGCCTCGACTTCGCGCGCACGTTCAACCCGCCCCGCAGCCTCGGCGCCGCGTCAGGGATCGTGAACGTCGCGGGATTCACCGCGAGCTTCACGATGATGCTGCTCATCGGGGTCGCGCTCGACGTGCAGGACGGGATCCGGGTCGCGGGCGGAGCGCCGAGCGACCTGTACGCGTTCGACTCCTTCCGGGTCGCCTTCGCCGTGCAGTACATCGTGGTCGGCTTCGGGACGCTGATGCTGCTGCGGACCAGGCGCCGGACGCGACGCCTGCTGGCCGACGAGGGAATACGGGTGGGGCCGCTGTGGGTTGCCTACCTCGACAGGCGACGCCGACGCCGCGCGTGA
- a CDS encoding RNA polymerase sigma factor: MATPSTPSATLDAASATDTADDSATGEAKAPAKRAPARKTAAAKAPAAKTATAAKAPTKAAAAKAAAAEAAAAEAGETVSADAPAAAKAPTARAKAAAAKKAAVASGDAAPAKAPRKTAAKKTATSGSGEASDDDAEEVVVPVAEDDTDDEAVEDGAAKPPVVLEPLPTGAMVLSNKEEDEDVPVYSTTITGATADPVKDYLKQIGKVALLNAAEEVELAMRIEAGLFAEDKLANTPGISRELERELRWVARDGQRAKSHLLGANLRLVVSLAKRYTGRGMQFLDLIQEGNLGLIRAVEKFDYTKGFKFSTYATWWIRQAITRAMADQARTIRIPVHMVEVINKLARVQRQMLQDLGREPTPEELSRELDMTPEKVIEVQKYGREPISLHTPLGEDGDSEFGDLIEDTEAVVPADAVGFTMLQKQLESLLDSLSEREAGVIRMRFGLGDGMPKTLDQIGDTFGVTRERIRQIESKTMAKLRHPSRSQSLRDYLE, from the coding sequence ATGGCCACCCCCTCCACCCCGTCCGCCACCCTGGACGCGGCTTCCGCGACCGACACGGCCGACGACTCCGCGACGGGTGAGGCGAAGGCACCCGCGAAGCGCGCCCCCGCCCGCAAGACCGCGGCCGCGAAGGCACCCGCCGCCAAGACGGCGACGGCGGCGAAGGCCCCGACGAAGGCCGCCGCCGCCAAGGCCGCCGCAGCTGAGGCAGCGGCAGCCGAGGCCGGCGAGACCGTCTCGGCCGATGCTCCCGCGGCCGCCAAGGCGCCCACCGCTCGGGCCAAGGCCGCAGCCGCCAAGAAGGCCGCCGTCGCGTCCGGTGACGCCGCTCCGGCGAAGGCCCCGCGCAAGACCGCCGCGAAGAAGACGGCGACCTCGGGGTCCGGAGAGGCGTCCGACGACGATGCCGAGGAGGTCGTGGTCCCCGTCGCCGAGGACGACACGGATGACGAGGCCGTCGAGGATGGCGCGGCCAAGCCGCCCGTCGTGCTCGAGCCGCTCCCCACCGGCGCCATGGTGCTGTCGAACAAGGAGGAGGACGAGGACGTCCCCGTCTACTCGACGACCATCACCGGGGCCACGGCGGATCCCGTCAAGGACTACCTCAAGCAGATCGGCAAGGTCGCGCTGCTCAACGCCGCCGAGGAGGTCGAGCTCGCCATGCGCATCGAGGCGGGGCTCTTCGCCGAGGACAAGCTGGCGAACACCCCCGGCATCTCGCGCGAGCTCGAGCGCGAGCTGCGCTGGGTCGCACGCGACGGCCAGCGGGCGAAGAGCCACCTGCTGGGCGCCAACCTGCGCCTCGTGGTCAGCCTCGCCAAGCGCTACACGGGTCGTGGGATGCAGTTCCTCGATCTCATCCAGGAGGGCAACCTCGGCCTCATCCGCGCGGTCGAGAAGTTCGACTACACCAAGGGCTTCAAGTTCTCCACGTACGCCACGTGGTGGATCCGCCAGGCCATCACGCGCGCCATGGCCGACCAGGCGCGCACCATCCGCATCCCGGTGCACATGGTCGAGGTCATCAACAAGCTCGCACGCGTGCAGCGTCAGATGCTGCAGGACCTGGGCCGCGAGCCCACGCCCGAGGAGCTGTCGCGCGAGCTCGACATGACGCCCGAGAAGGTCATCGAGGTCCAGAAGTACGGCCGTGAGCCCATCTCGCTGCACACGCCGCTCGGCGAGGACGGCGACAGCGAGTTCGGCGACCTCATCGAGGACACCGAGGCGGTCGTCCCCGCGGACGCCGTGGGCTTCACCATGCTGCAGAAGCAGCTGGAGTCGCTGCTCGACTCGCTCTCGGAGCGGGAGGCCGGCGTGATCCGCATGCGCTTCGGCCTCGGCGACGGCATGCCGAAGACCCTCGACCAGATCGGCGACACGTTCGGCGTCACGCGCGAGCGGATCCGCCAGATCGAGTCGAAGACCATGGCCAAGCTCCGCCACCCGTCGCGCTCGCAGTCGCTGCGCGACTACCTCGAGTAG
- a CDS encoding MurT ligase domain-containing protein produces MPLRLAVAAGRAARWAARLRGGGSAVPGVVALRLEPRFLERTIADLPHGVVAVTGSNGKSTTTHMLTAVLRAHGLRVFTNPSGGNLPQGIASAVLADADASGRLDADVAVLEIDEAYGVALSALLTPRTVLLLNIQIDQLNRFHEPDRVVGMLERIAGTATEAVVANRDDAHVNAIAAHTARAGRADVDWFGVSEELLVDSKNGLASAPRFGSEDPDPVHVTAGVEAVALSGRDAVFRLPSGDLPVTLPSRGLHYAVDAAGALATARRVLGDRFDPARAAQGLGSVAAVYGRGEMLRAGDEDIEIIMMKNPASLQMNLDALGDPPEQLLLAVDDGTPDPSWIYDTDLSALTHADVVSGTKGYQLAVRFGYEGLEVGRVEPDLRRAVQAFLAMEKPSRGVKTMIVNYEQMMAIRRILGYTDLEGGPA; encoded by the coding sequence GTGCCCCTGCGCCTCGCCGTCGCCGCGGGACGGGCCGCCCGCTGGGCCGCCCGTCTCCGCGGCGGCGGTTCCGCCGTGCCCGGCGTCGTCGCCCTCCGCCTCGAACCCCGCTTCCTCGAGCGCACCATCGCGGACCTGCCGCACGGCGTGGTCGCCGTCACCGGCTCCAACGGCAAGTCGACGACGACCCACATGCTCACCGCCGTGCTCCGCGCGCATGGTCTCCGCGTCTTCACGAACCCGTCCGGCGGCAACCTGCCCCAGGGGATCGCCTCCGCGGTGCTCGCGGACGCCGACGCGTCCGGTCGCCTCGACGCCGACGTCGCCGTGCTCGAGATCGACGAGGCCTACGGCGTCGCGCTCTCCGCGCTCCTGACGCCGCGCACGGTGCTCCTCCTCAACATCCAGATCGACCAGCTGAACCGGTTCCACGAGCCGGACCGCGTGGTGGGCATGCTCGAGCGGATCGCCGGCACGGCCACGGAGGCCGTGGTCGCCAACCGGGACGACGCGCACGTCAACGCCATCGCCGCGCACACCGCGCGGGCCGGCCGGGCGGACGTCGACTGGTTCGGGGTATCCGAGGAGCTCCTGGTCGACAGCAAGAACGGCTTGGCGTCCGCCCCGCGGTTCGGCTCCGAGGATCCCGACCCGGTGCACGTCACGGCCGGCGTCGAGGCCGTGGCGCTGTCGGGTCGCGATGCGGTCTTCCGGCTTCCGTCCGGCGACCTCCCCGTGACGCTCCCGTCGCGCGGCCTGCACTACGCCGTCGACGCCGCGGGCGCGCTGGCGACGGCCCGGCGCGTCCTCGGCGATCGCTTCGACCCCGCTCGCGCTGCACAGGGCCTGGGGTCGGTGGCCGCGGTCTACGGACGCGGCGAGATGCTGCGCGCGGGCGACGAGGACATCGAGATCATCATGATGAAGAACCCGGCGAGCCTGCAGATGAACCTCGACGCGCTCGGCGACCCGCCCGAGCAGCTGCTGCTCGCCGTGGACGACGGCACCCCCGACCCCTCCTGGATCTACGACACGGACCTCTCCGCGCTCACGCACGCTGACGTCGTCTCCGGCACGAAGGGGTACCAGCTCGCCGTGCGCTTCGGGTACGAGGGCCTCGAGGTCGGCCGGGTCGAGCCCGACCTGCGCCGCGCCGTGCAGGCGTTCCTCGCCATGGAGAAGCCGTCCCGTGGGGTCAAGACCATGATCGTGAACTACGAGCAGATGATGGCGATCCGTCGCATCCTCGGCTACACGGACCTCGAGGGAGGACCCGCGTGA
- a CDS encoding DNA gyrase/topoisomerase IV subunit B, with translation MAASDYSARHLSVLEGLEAVRKRPGMYIGSTDSRGLMHCLWEIIDNSVDEALGGHGDRIDVRLHPDGSVEVRDTARGVPVDIEPKTGLSGVEVVFTKLHAGGKFGSGSYASSGGLHGVGASVVNALSERLDVEVDRGGKTYAMSFRRGEPGIFEDQGEASPDAPFRPFTSGSELRVVGKVRKGVTGTRIRYWADRQIFTRGASFLTEELLGRARQTAFLVPGLSIDIEDLRGEQPVRESFRFDGGIAEFVDHLAVDAPLTDTWRLEGSGTFTETVPVLTDGGAMVPTELTRECAVDIALRWGTGYDTRFKSFVNIIATPKGGTHQAGFEAGLLKFVRAQVDANARRLKVGTDKVEKDDVLAGLTAVLTVRFPEPQFEGQTKEVLGTPAVRAIVSQVVQKAMAERFASTRREDKAQTAVLLEKVVGEMKSRISARTHKETQRRKNALESSSLPAKLVDCRSNDVANSELFIVEGDSALGTAKLARDSEYQALLPIRGKILNVQKASLPDMLSNTECASIIQVLGAGSGRTFDLSAARYGKIIIMSDADVDGAHIRTLLLTLFFRYMRPMIDEGRVFAAVPPLHRVVVMNPGSKPNEVIYTYSERELAAVLAQAKRQGKRFQDPIQRYKGLGEMDADQLATTTMDRRNRTLRRVRVDDAEAATRMFELLMGNDVAPRKEFIIDGAGSVRDRIDV, from the coding sequence GTGGCAGCATCCGATTATTCCGCCCGCCATCTCTCCGTCCTCGAGGGTCTCGAGGCGGTGCGCAAGCGGCCGGGCATGTACATCGGATCCACCGACTCGCGCGGCCTCATGCACTGCCTCTGGGAGATCATCGACAACAGCGTCGACGAGGCGCTCGGCGGGCACGGCGACCGCATCGACGTGCGGCTCCACCCCGACGGCAGCGTCGAGGTGCGCGACACCGCACGCGGCGTGCCGGTCGACATCGAGCCGAAGACCGGGCTCTCCGGGGTGGAGGTCGTCTTCACCAAGCTGCACGCGGGCGGCAAGTTCGGATCGGGCTCCTACGCGTCATCGGGCGGCCTGCACGGCGTGGGCGCGTCCGTCGTGAACGCGCTGTCGGAGCGCCTCGACGTCGAGGTGGACCGCGGCGGCAAGACGTACGCCATGTCGTTCCGGCGCGGTGAGCCCGGCATCTTCGAGGACCAGGGCGAGGCGAGCCCCGACGCGCCGTTCCGACCGTTCACGTCGGGCAGCGAGCTGCGGGTCGTCGGCAAGGTGCGCAAGGGCGTCACCGGCACGAGGATCCGCTACTGGGCCGACCGGCAGATCTTCACGCGCGGCGCGTCCTTCCTCACGGAGGAGCTCCTCGGCCGCGCGCGCCAGACCGCGTTCCTCGTCCCCGGGCTGAGCATCGACATCGAGGACCTCCGCGGCGAGCAGCCCGTGCGCGAGTCCTTCCGCTTCGACGGCGGCATCGCCGAGTTCGTGGACCACCTGGCGGTCGACGCGCCGCTCACGGACACGTGGCGGCTCGAGGGATCGGGCACGTTCACCGAGACCGTGCCCGTCCTCACCGACGGCGGCGCCATGGTGCCGACGGAGCTCACGCGCGAGTGCGCCGTCGACATCGCGCTCCGCTGGGGCACGGGGTACGACACCCGCTTCAAGTCGTTCGTCAACATCATCGCGACGCCCAAGGGCGGCACCCACCAGGCCGGCTTCGAGGCGGGCCTGCTGAAGTTCGTGCGCGCGCAGGTCGATGCCAACGCGCGGAGGCTCAAGGTCGGCACCGACAAGGTCGAGAAGGACGACGTGCTCGCGGGCCTCACCGCCGTGCTGACGGTCCGCTTCCCCGAGCCGCAGTTCGAGGGCCAGACCAAGGAGGTGCTGGGCACGCCCGCCGTCCGCGCCATCGTGTCGCAGGTCGTGCAGAAGGCCATGGCCGAGCGGTTCGCGTCGACCCGGCGCGAGGACAAGGCGCAGACCGCCGTGCTCCTCGAGAAGGTCGTCGGCGAGATGAAGTCGCGCATCTCGGCGCGCACGCACAAGGAGACGCAGCGGCGCAAGAACGCCCTCGAGAGCTCGTCGCTGCCCGCGAAGCTCGTGGACTGCCGGTCGAACGACGTCGCCAACAGCGAGCTGTTCATCGTCGAGGGCGACTCCGCCCTCGGCACCGCCAAGCTCGCGCGCGACAGCGAGTACCAGGCGCTGCTGCCCATCCGCGGGAAGATCCTCAACGTCCAGAAGGCGTCGCTGCCCGACATGCTCTCCAACACGGAGTGCGCGTCGATCATCCAGGTGCTCGGTGCAGGATCCGGCCGCACGTTCGACCTGTCGGCGGCGCGCTACGGGAAGATCATCATCATGAGCGACGCCGACGTCGACGGCGCCCACATCCGCACGCTGCTGCTCACGCTCTTCTTCCGGTACATGCGGCCGATGATCGACGAGGGCCGGGTGTTCGCCGCCGTCCCGCCGCTGCATCGCGTGGTGGTCATGAACCCGGGCTCGAAGCCGAACGAGGTGATCTACACCTACTCGGAGCGGGAGCTCGCGGCAGTCCTCGCGCAGGCGAAGCGGCAGGGCAAGCGCTTCCAGGACCCGATCCAGCGCTACAAGGGCCTGGGGGAGATGGACGCCGACCAGCTCGCGACGACCACCATGGACCGCCGCAACCGCACGCTCCGCCGCGTGCGCGTCGACGACGCCGAGGCCGCCACGCGCATGTTCGAGCTGCTCATGGGCAACGACGTCGCGCCGCGCAAGGAGTTCATCATCGACGGCGCCGGATCCGTGCGGGACCGCATCGACGTGTGA
- a CDS encoding type 1 glutamine amidotransferase has translation MSDALRILHLYPEELGINGDRGNVTVLVERARIRGISTEVVRHAPGGGDPGDADLVVIGSGPLTAQRAVLPDLVAHAPHLVALQEAGVPLLAVGGGLQLLGESVRLIDGGELVGAGVLPVRTTLTAERRVGDLVLDTSEGEVVGYENHGSTLDIGEHAPLGTVRAGFGNGGQGGGEGVRVGASIGTHLGGPVLALNPSLADELLSAALARHDRELPADISGTLDRLDAWAREARATVVARPAHY, from the coding sequence GTGAGCGACGCCCTGCGCATCCTGCACCTCTACCCCGAGGAGCTCGGCATCAACGGCGACCGCGGCAACGTCACCGTGCTCGTCGAGCGCGCGCGCATCCGCGGGATCAGCACGGAGGTCGTCCGGCACGCCCCGGGTGGCGGGGACCCGGGCGACGCCGACCTCGTGGTCATCGGCTCCGGGCCGCTCACTGCGCAGCGCGCCGTCCTGCCCGACCTCGTCGCGCACGCCCCGCACCTCGTCGCGCTCCAGGAGGCCGGCGTCCCGCTCCTCGCGGTGGGCGGCGGCCTGCAGCTGCTGGGGGAGTCCGTGCGGCTCATCGACGGCGGCGAGCTCGTCGGCGCCGGCGTCCTGCCGGTGCGCACCACGCTGACGGCCGAGCGCCGCGTGGGCGACCTCGTGCTCGACACGTCGGAGGGCGAGGTCGTGGGATACGAGAACCACGGATCCACCCTCGACATCGGCGAGCACGCTCCGCTCGGGACGGTGCGCGCGGGCTTCGGCAACGGCGGCCAGGGCGGCGGGGAGGGCGTGCGCGTCGGCGCGTCCATCGGCACGCACCTCGGCGGGCCCGTCCTCGCGCTCAACCCGAGCCTCGCGGACGAGCTGCTGTCCGCTGCCCTCGCACGGCATGACCGCGAGCTGCCCGCCGACATCTCGGGGACGCTCGACCGGTTGGATGCCTGGGCGCGCGAGGCTCGGGCGACCGTGGTGGCCCGACCCGCGCACTACTGA
- a CDS encoding proteasome assembly chaperone family protein: MADADGLYEIDTDIGEVPTGLPLVAGLTGFSDAGSGVSQVSEYLLSTLSHRDVLRFDTDTLLDYRARRPTIYFDQDHLADYRPARLALYLAHDEIGQPFLLLTGFEPDFRWEAFTAAVLGIVDRYRVSTTTWVHAIPMPVPHTRDINVTVSGNRTELIDALSVWKPHTQVPANALHLVEHRLHDAGHPVAGFVLLVPHYLADTEFPLAAVAALESISAATGLIFPTDRLREEGRDFVGRIDEQVAGNQELARLVTTLEERYDSYMEDTPLKSPLTDEDGALPTADEIAAELEKFLARRRPGDGDAA, translated from the coding sequence ATGGCAGATGCGGACGGACTGTACGAGATCGACACCGACATCGGCGAGGTCCCGACCGGACTGCCCCTGGTCGCCGGGCTCACCGGATTCTCCGACGCGGGATCCGGCGTGTCCCAGGTCAGCGAGTACCTGCTGAGCACCCTGAGCCACCGCGACGTCCTGCGCTTCGACACGGACACCCTGCTCGACTACCGCGCACGTCGACCCACCATCTACTTCGACCAGGACCACCTCGCCGACTACCGTCCGGCCCGCCTGGCGCTCTACCTCGCGCACGACGAGATCGGTCAGCCGTTCCTCCTCCTCACGGGCTTCGAGCCGGACTTCCGATGGGAGGCCTTCACCGCCGCCGTCCTCGGCATCGTCGACCGCTACCGCGTCTCCACGACGACGTGGGTGCACGCCATCCCCATGCCGGTGCCGCACACGCGCGACATCAACGTCACCGTGAGCGGCAACCGCACGGAGCTCATCGACGCGCTCAGCGTGTGGAAGCCGCACACCCAGGTGCCGGCGAACGCGCTGCACCTGGTGGAGCACCGCCTGCACGACGCCGGCCATCCCGTCGCGGGCTTCGTGCTGCTCGTCCCGCACTACCTCGCGGACACCGAGTTCCCCCTCGCCGCGGTCGCCGCCCTGGAGAGCATCAGCGCCGCGACGGGCCTCATCTTCCCGACCGACCGCCTCCGCGAGGAGGGCCGCGACTTCGTGGGCCGCATCGACGAGCAGGTGGCGGGCAACCAGGAGCTGGCTCGCCTCGTCACGACGCTCGAGGAGCGCTACGACAGCTACATGGAGGACACGCCGCTCAAGTCGCCGCTCACCGACGAGGACGGCGCCCTGCCGACCGCCGACGAGATCGCCGCCGAGCTGGAGAAGTTCCTCGCACGCCGTCGCCCCGGCGACGGCGACGCGGCCTGA
- a CDS encoding leucyl aminopeptidase, translating to MTIPLLSVSSDRAVDVEADALVVAVSSEKEGIRVHAPEGLEIDADGLSDIGVTGGRDEVVRVAGTGTAARTIAFVGVGSGPVDAVALRYAVGSATRQLRGVAHVAVAVPVSSLVELTAVLEGAALGTYSFDAYRRDSLAGQKPRATAVTVLAQGDSWTADDSDEAVARATAVAGAVAGTKDLVNTPPLDLYPATFVDAVHERTAGLPVDVRVWDEEALAADGFGGILGVGQGSTRPPRLVKVAYSPAGATRHLALVGKGITYDTGGISLKPAVPMIGMKYDMTGAATILEVVVAAARLELPVRLTAWLCIAENMPSGSAIRPDDVLRMRGGTTVEVLNTDAEGRLVMADGIVAASEEHPDAIVDIATLTGAQVVALGERYSAVMGEDALVARLLDAAREQGESMWGMPLPDEMRALLNSDIADIANVKPGNPAGGMLVAGVFLKEFVGRTGDADDAPRIPWAHIDIAGPSHNKGGGHGFTGKGPTGVAVRTLLALAAGFSRA from the coding sequence ATGACCATCCCCCTTCTCTCCGTGTCCTCCGACCGTGCCGTCGACGTGGAGGCGGACGCGCTCGTCGTCGCCGTCTCCAGCGAGAAGGAGGGGATCCGGGTGCACGCGCCCGAGGGCCTCGAGATCGACGCGGACGGCCTGTCCGACATCGGCGTCACCGGCGGCCGCGACGAGGTCGTCCGCGTCGCCGGGACGGGGACGGCCGCCCGCACCATCGCCTTCGTGGGCGTGGGATCCGGGCCCGTTGACGCGGTCGCGCTCCGTTACGCCGTCGGCAGCGCCACCCGCCAGCTGCGCGGCGTCGCCCACGTCGCCGTGGCCGTCCCCGTGTCCTCGCTCGTCGAGCTGACCGCCGTGCTCGAGGGCGCGGCCCTCGGGACCTACTCCTTCGACGCGTACCGCCGGGACTCGCTCGCGGGCCAGAAGCCGCGGGCCACCGCCGTCACGGTGCTCGCGCAGGGCGACTCCTGGACCGCCGATGACTCCGACGAGGCCGTGGCGCGTGCCACCGCGGTCGCCGGCGCGGTGGCGGGCACCAAGGACCTCGTCAACACCCCGCCGCTCGACCTCTATCCCGCGACGTTCGTCGACGCTGTCCACGAGCGCACGGCCGGGCTGCCCGTGGACGTCCGCGTCTGGGACGAGGAGGCGCTCGCGGCCGACGGCTTCGGCGGGATCCTCGGTGTCGGTCAGGGCTCGACGCGCCCGCCCCGGCTCGTCAAGGTCGCCTACTCCCCCGCGGGCGCGACGCGGCACCTGGCGCTCGTCGGCAAGGGCATCACGTACGACACCGGCGGCATCTCCCTCAAGCCCGCCGTGCCGATGATCGGCATGAAGTACGACATGACCGGCGCCGCCACGATCCTCGAGGTCGTCGTGGCGGCCGCGCGGCTGGAGCTGCCCGTGCGCCTCACGGCGTGGCTCTGCATCGCCGAGAACATGCCCTCGGGCTCCGCGATCCGCCCGGACGACGTCCTGCGCATGCGCGGGGGCACGACCGTCGAGGTCCTCAACACCGACGCCGAGGGCCGGCTCGTCATGGCGGACGGCATCGTCGCCGCGAGCGAGGAGCACCCGGACGCCATCGTCGACATCGCGACGCTGACGGGCGCCCAGGTCGTCGCGCTCGGCGAGCGGTACTCCGCCGTCATGGGCGAGGACGCGCTCGTCGCCCGCCTCCTCGACGCCGCTCGCGAGCAGGGCGAGAGCATGTGGGGCATGCCGCTCCCGGACGAGATGCGCGCGCTCCTCAACTCCGACATCGCGGACATCGCCAACGTGAAGCCCGGCAATCCCGCCGGTGGCATGCTCGTCGCGGGCGTGTTCCTCAAGGAGTTCGTCGGTCGCACCGGCGACGCGGATGACGCTCCGCGGATCCCGTGGGCGCACATCGACATCGCGGGGCCGTCGCAC
- a CDS encoding DUF7455 domain-containing protein, producing the protein MTPTATERPVDELDNHQLTANDRCDSCGAQAYIRVEVNSSELLFCAHHGKKYQEKLSAIATSWHDESSRLLDERA; encoded by the coding sequence ATGACACCGACCGCGACCGAGCGTCCCGTGGACGAGCTCGACAACCACCAGCTCACCGCCAACGACCGCTGCGACAGCTGCGGCGCCCAGGCGTACATCCGCGTCGAGGTGAACAGCAGCGAGCTCCTCTTCTGCGCCCACCACGGCAAGAAGTACCAGGAGAAGCTGTCGGCCATCGCCACGAGCTGGCACGACGAGTCGAGCCGCCTGCTCGACGAGCGCGCCTAG